The region AGAGTTGGAATATGGTTATATATATTCTCGAACATGGATGCGTATGCCTTATGTTGGAATTGATTTGAAATGAATGCATTCTCTGTTTATTCAAGATTTGTTTCTCCCTGGTTCTCTCTTCCTTCGGTTTTAAAAAGCTATTGTGGTGTGAGATATACATAGGTataccaaatatatatacaccctTTATATACCTTGGTATATATTGagttgtatatcatgtatacccaTAGTATATCACGTTATTGATTTAAGGACGAAACTATTATTTGCTGAAATTGGGCTTAACTCTTTAAGTGCAACTATTTTGGGCCTTGTTTCAATACTTCCAGTTGCATTACATTCATGTTGGGCCTGTGTTCTTGTTTCGTCTTTTTTCTTAGATTTACTTGGGACTATCCTTTGTTGGCTAACTGTTTTCTCATATACATAATTGAGTTATACATGATGTATACATGTTTGAATATGTGATCATGTTTGAATATTTCCCTTTTTAATTTATgtcaaaataattaataagtcgTCGTGCTTTCGGACCgcatttttccttttccccctTCTTTGTTTTGCATGGAATTATCATTGCTAGGCCATTTGGGCAAATGTTTTGCAAGCCTCTgttgggccagaggcccaacACCCTTTCTTTTATCGAGTCCGATATTTAGAAGGCCCAATCAAGAGTGAAAATGGCAAttgtgggcttaggtaggcccactaACCTAacttttctccttttattttcatacttgtgtatatgtatatataaagattgttcgtCTAAATGTTGAAACCCATATGGTTAGAATTTAGGTACATGTACCTCGTAGAATGGATTAGGAAACTCTcaaatgatttttcaaacttAGATTTAAAAAGATAAATGATGCATGAAAACGGCAAATGATTTTCCAACATGACAAATCTCTTTTAAAACTAAAGATAATATGCggagtatatatacatatgagctctttgtgataaaaaaaaaattaaaaaaaaaactaatattttGATAGATGATTTCAATGAAACTGTTTTGGCCGTTTAAGGCAAAAGAATTGTAATGACTTGGAGGATTAAAGGGATCAAAGATTGATTTCTACAATAAGAAGCATTTTTAAGTTGCCAAAGATAGCTTAAGGGTTTTAAACCTTTTGGGCCCAAGCCCAACCTTAAGTTAAATAAATAGAGGAAATATACTTGAACCTTGTTTTGAGGAAAGGATTCGAAATGGAGTACAGTTGACCTTTAatataagtttaaaaaaaattaaatgatttgtgatttaaaaggaatttttttttataaacttgTATGAATTTCATGGCACTTTTACAAAAGACATACACATGGAACTGTTTCATGAAAACTTATAAGGACTAAAGAAGacaaaacattttgaccaaattaagttgaactctacttaagagaaaTCTTGAGTGTGTTTTGGTCCAGAAATGAAATGACTTTAACCCTTATATCCATCTTTTGAAAGgaaattcaactcttttcatcatcaaataaaagaattttGCCAATATTTTTTATGATATGCCATGATAGTTTTTTACaagaaagaaaatcattttagcaaataattataattaatcaCGCATTGAAGCtcaaaggtcaaccgtattcgaCGGAttcttaatactagggtgcttaaaacattccccaggggatcagcagaacccttacctcgaactctggtttagaagatttttctcttatttgaataaaccctttaccttggttttcctaattttccttctaaattaggtggcgactctaaaaaatacaaaaatccaAATAGAGTCCAAAATCATGAAGTAGGTTTTATGcctcgcgtaaaagtgaaccgtaacaaggACAATAAGGTTTACGAGCTAAGAGATTCgggaaaaagaagcaaaaaggGGAAGGCACAGCACTCTTTAGAGAGAATACAAGGTGTAAGACATAGAAACTAAAGTATGGTTGAATGTAGTTGATTGTTGTCAAATGTCTTGTTCGATTGTCTTTAATGCCCCTTGTAGTTTGTTCATCCTCTAGCTATAGTCATTTGGGTGTTAGGAGTCCACAGCTAACTTTCAACTCTTCAGTTAGTTCCTCGAACTTAATTAGCCTTTAGGGTCAATATCTTCTCCCTTGATATCGCGGAGGTTGTTGACCGTGCAGCTTATCCTTTGAGACTCGATCACAGGGGGTTGATGTGAGCTGAGGCGAGGTTAGGAATGCAAGCACGGCGGATGCACCACTTACCATTGGGCTGGAAGTATTGATTCAGTCGGATGCAAGTGGGGCAATAGGCAGGTTGTTTGCCGTGGGATCATCTTGTAAGGTTCGCTAATAGTAAGTGTGGAGCCTATCTTCAAATTAGGTCTGGAGACCGTATGACCAGGCACGCATAGGGCATGTATGATATTTTACCACTACAGTAAGTTTGTGTGTTACTTGTAATTGTTTCTGTTTGAATTCACCCTAATGCTCAAAAATATTCTCAAGTTAGGGTAAGGTTTGCGTTTACTCTACCCTCTCCAAACCCCCACCGTATGAGATTACActggatttgttgttgttgttgttattgctaCTCAAGGTAAAAAAAGACTTTAATGCTTTGTTATTTGTAAAAGTatgttttttatatatagattcaCTCGTTTCAATTCTTTTCactttttattcatttaataaaaaattaaaaatatatccTACATACTTGTACGACTATAAATTTGAAAcctataattttattttacttttaaagaaaaagtatAATCGAATCGATAAGGTTCAGCTCGATTAGTTTAGTCTATTGTCAAAAGAACATTGACACCCCTAGAAAAATGTTGTCTAAAATTTTCTTTGTCAAACAGTAAAGCGGCGTTATCAGACAGCGTTGTGGCACAATAAATCAGtaaaaatatgttttcttatggttTGCTTCTCACAACAAGATTATGTGGCTATAAGGATTTTTGACTTAATTATCTTCTCAGACTGTTTGAAGCATGCACCATGGGAAGCGTTCTTACTCCAAATTCAGAGAATAGAAATGTTGGGAGTAACATTTGATTCAAGTGACCTAACAATTCCTGAAAATAACTTCAAAGGTGTTCCACAAATTATTCAATTTTAGCTTCAACATAAAAGAGCAATACCAGTTAAAATTTCATgtcaaatttaatttaaaacattttacaTGACACtgaactttttatttatttcgtttttctttttatcataaTGATTCTCTATTTAAGCGGTCATCTACTTCTTTGTTCATTGACTCTCCCCATCGCCTGTGCTAAAAATAATTCTCCGCCGGTTCCAATTTATGCAGCATCATTTGGATTTCGAAAGtcaaacaactttttctttgaCCATACGcctttttaataatttgaattgaCAATTATTTTGACTTATAGTAcattttatgtagtttctaaataactaaatgttattttttttaaaaacataaagaTTTCATGTCTGAATTTAGggttaaaatttaaagtttgaATTGTGTCACATGAAATTGGGATAGACGGagtaaataaatttcttttttaaccTGAAAAGAACTGGTTAGACGTTTAGTTATCATAAAAGTTCTTTTTCGATGACCGGTGAATTTTGCTTATAacactttaattatttgattaaatatatatttccGCAATGAAAAAATAGAGAGTAAATATGTTCGTACTATGTTAATTAGATAAAAATGATAGGTGTCAAAGGAAAAGCGGCAATCGAATGGAACGGAACTTTTTATGGAGTTTTGAATCGAAAGAAAAAACATGGATCACCCATTGTTTAGGAAGTTTTAACCGTCTGGACTCCAAATAACAAGTCCTAAAATTTCTCTACTCCAGActtcttttttccatttcctACAGAAATCATGGTTCTCAAATTTACACACTCAAGTGAGTCTGACAAATTTGTCAAGCTAAAGTGaataagagaaaaacaaaaaagagcaACAACAAATAACAGAGAAGAACCAAAGAAAGCTCTCGGTGTAACATCTCTGCCTTGGCTTGGGCTCCAGGGCAGAGATCTTCTATTCTCTGTCTCAATTCCGGACTCAATCCAAAATGGCGTTTCAAGATTTTGATCAAATTTCTGAGCGGAGAAAGCTCGAAAGGCAgcaaaagatgaagaagaggatCATGATTGCTGTTGTATTGCTCCTCCTCATCCTCGTCGCTGTTGCTGCTGCTGTTGTCTATTTTGTTGTGCTAAAGAACAAGGGCGACGATGCCTCAGCTAACAAATCTAACAAGAACGCCTCGACGCCCCCTCCAAAAGAACCAACCACCCCTGAAAGTGCTGCAACCCCACCTCCTAAGGTTGATGCATCACCACCCCCGTCTCCTCCTTCTGAGGCTGATGCGGCACCGCCTCCTGCTGAAGGTGCTGCTGCTCCTCCCCCAAAGGAGGACGATGTTGTAGCCCCTCCCCCAAAGGAGGATGGCGCTGCAGCATCACCACCTGATGGTGCAACCCCACCTACACCATCACCTGATGGTGCAGAAACACCTGCACCATCACCACAGGAGGGTGATAATGCAACAACAGCGCCAGCCTCTTCACCACAAGGTGAAGGAACTATAGGAGCAATATGCGCGGGCACAGATTTCAGTCAAAGTTGCGGGGACATTCTATCAAAAGTTTTACAAGCAAATGCCTCTGGCGCTCAACCCAAAGATCTTCTCAAGGCAACCGTGTCTGCAGCTATCGAAGAGATTGCAACCGGCATTGATGAACTGGGCACAATAAACAAGGATATCCCAGAGAAGACCGTTGCCTATGACGATTGTATGGCCCTCCTTGCCGATGCCAAAAAAGACTTGAACACTTCCGTTTACATGCTTGATGGAGGCATTAATGACGTAGCCTCAACAATAGCTGAACTCAATAACAAGTTAAGTGCAGCTTTGACATACCAAGGCATGTGTGTGGATGGATACCCTGAATCAGACCAGTCCACGGTGCAAGCCGCCTTGAAGAAGACAGAGGAACACACCATCAATTCTCTCGCTGTTGCTTCCGGACTGTCATCATCCCCACAACCAAATAGTAATGCTAAAAGACGTCTTCTAACCACACGATTAGGTGTTCCCGCATGGATTAATCAAGGTGATCGGAGAATGTTGGATGGAGAAGACGAAGGCAAAGATATAAAGGCTTTAGCAAACATCACTGTTGCAAAAGATGGTAGTGGTAATTTTTCTACCATAAATGAAGCTATAAAGGCAGTTCCTCAAAGCTATGAAGGAAGGTACAAATATTTCCCTTttctgctacattcttttacAAACTTTATCACATTTATTATGCAAATAGATGGATGTATCTTGCTTAGCAAAGggttacaatttttttattttattatatgatgatgacaaTACAGGTACTTCATTTATATTAAAGAAGGAGTTTATGAAGAGAATGTAGTTGTGTCACAATCACAAGTCAATCTTACATTTGTTGGAGACGGATCCCAAAAGAGTATCATCACCGGGAGCAAAAACATTGTGGACGACCTGTCAACATACCAAAGTGCAACAGTTGGTAAGTGTTTGAAGTAAAATACCTTCCAGTGACAACGTCTTTGatccaaaattaaaataaattaaatttaaaacgATCCATTGAGATTTGAGACAGGTTGCCAACTACGGATATCAAAGGAGAATCGTTACTATTTGAGTTAAGCATATGATAGCATCAACgatatttacataatcaagttAGTTAGAGGATGATCGCGTATAACTGTTACTAATGAAAGCGACGAAAATATGGTAACTTGAGAATATGGTAAGTGATTGCTGATATCAGTTAAATGACATTATtaatgtaaaaaattatttgcacGGTTAGTGTATATAAGTTAACTCCACCATGACCAGTGAATTAATCTCTTCAGAGCTTTGTAGCAGTGGATTATCCTTTCATTCTTGCCCTTCTAATCTCTGATGAACAATCGcattaggggtcatttggttgatagtttggtaTAATTAAACTCAGGATAAAAAGCACTCCACAACTTAATTAACGCgtataagaaaagaaataatgccACATTACttttattgcattacattgtCAAGTcagttttattcttttttattttccctCTGTGTTGTGCAGTTATTTCAGGAGAGGGATTTTTTGCGTATAAGGTAGGATTCCGAAACACTGCGGGTCCTGAAAAATTACAAGCCGTGGCTCTCCGAGTTCAAGCTGATCATGCAGTATTTCTGAATTGCCGCATGGAGGGTTACCAAAGCGTGATCTATGCTAGTACCTATCGACAGTTCTATCGTGGATGTTACATCACGGGCACAGTTGATATCATCTCAGGCAATGCGGCCGCTGTGTTCCAAACTTGTCAAATTTACCTAAGGAAACCAATGGATGACCAAAAGAACGTCATTACCGCACAAGGAAGGTCGAGCAAGCACCAAACCACGGGGACCGTCTTGCAAAGTTGTGGCATTTTCGCAGACGATCAGCTTACACCTGAAAAATCGAAGTTCAAGAGTTACTTGGGTCGACCAATGAAGGAATACTCGAGGACGATCGTGATGGAAACGGACATTACTGATGTGATTGATCCGGAAGGATGGGAGGCTACGAGTGGGGACTACGGGTTGAGCACTTTGTATTTCGGGGAATACAACAACAAAGGCGCGGGGTCTGAAACTAGCTCTAGAATTAAGTGGGCAGGATATCAAGGCTCTATAGGCAAGGATGCTGCTTTGAATTACACTGTTGAATCCTTTTTACAAGGCCAAACTTGGTTGAAGGATTACGATGTTCAAGTTCGTTTTGGCCTTTCCAACtgatcatcatcatatcaaattaATCTTTCTTCCTCTTAATTCCATGTCAACTTATGATCTTCTTCATCTTAGTTATCTTTAATTTAGTTTGTTCCTAATTATCATCTTGTACAAGTAGTGAACTATCTGTGCTCACAGGAAAATTTTTCTACTACGTACGCACCTTATTACATTGAAGCTATATATGCTGAATAATTGTAATGAGTACTATTCATTGTATAATTTGTACCACTAAATAAATTAACCAACTCTAGAGATAAGTTCATTTTTACCCATACACTTCTAGCTTTCAAGGTGTTTGAGAACTCATAGTAAACTCTAAAACAACTTTAGTATTACTTCTCACTTGCGCGGCTAAGATTCATAACGGTGGGTTGTACATGCAAGGACTAAGAAATGAAAGCATAGAGGCAAGGAAATGGAAACAATTACACTTAGTAGTGCATTTTGAtgggataatatatatatatatatatatatatatatatatatatatatatgaatcccCTCTAACTTGTCCCAGATTTTTAACTACACACCTAAATTCCAGATTTTTAACTACACACCTAAATTTGTGAGGGATTTATTATGTCGCTATACTtatttaaagtagaattttTACCCCTTAAGACACCATGTGACATAAAGAGTGTATTTTACTCTCCCATATCGTATTGTATTGTATGTACTGTATTTTTTTTACGAATACAATGTCTGGATAGTTTGTAACATTTTTCAGCATTACATAGTGTCACAGATCAGCACTGTGAAGAATAAACTTACAATATTATAAGGAAAAATAGGATACGGGGTAGAGTtattataaaaagggaaaaaaactaGGGTTATTAAATAATACGCAAAGGCAAAAtgagacaaaaagaaaaaagacaacgACGCGATCACACCAAATTGATTGTTTACATAAAATGAGACTTTTCGTCGTTATAATAATTATGAATTTAGCAATATCATACTATAAAACCtaaatagaaattaaaatagatatttcatttaaaacgacaatacgatacaatacaataggcaacaaccatccaaacaagctgatAGTGGTATTTGCAATATAAGGGAAATGATGTATTTTGGACAAGAACAGAGGATATATATGCATCATCTCCATGTTGTTCATTAAGTATTCATATTATCATCCAACGATAAACTTAATCCGAATTATAGAGAATTTACTCTTGGTTATTCAGTCATGATGTGTTAAATAAATGATACGATTAAGGTTTAAGTACCATCAGTATACTTGTAGATAATAGTTATCCTTATGTGAAAAGCTTTGTCGTCATTTATAATTAACTAGTAAACATGGGTTATTAAGAAATTGAGTTTACGAATtaatttttctataattttaacattaaatgttaaaaaatataaacatgatccaataaaaagaagaaaaagaaaaacaccaacaaaaaaaaaacatgaaataatgcTTTCCATTAGTAACCATGAGaccaagaagaagaaggaacATGCTTAGCAAAGATCTACCAATTTATATCCAGTAAGTTTTCGGCATAAAGCTTTAGGGAGAGGTTTTTGTCAGTCTGATGAAGATCCTTTTCGGGTAGCATTGTCAAATGAGTAAAAATTTTATGCTAGTTTTCCCATGAAAAGTGAAGAGTCTACCGCTTAGTTCTTCTATACAATATAACTAAGACACACTTATTGACAATAGTTAAGACATCTACTcttgcaaataaaaaataaggagaaTTTGCACGAATTCAAAATCCTGGGGATACAAAAAACTTACACCAAATTTAAAGCAAATTAAATACAAACTTGTCACGACACAACTCGTGGATCGAGCAGGCACCCACGCTATCCCCCCTGATGgccgaacccttcccttactaTACCTCATTTAAATAAACATACAGAAGATGAAGATAATACATAAGCAGTCTCAATATATAATACTAAGAAAAAGTACggaaaatacaaacacacaccCAAGAATCTGGTCTGAACCgtagtacaagagctactaaataaatacaagtctgaaatgGAATACTAAGTCCCAATCCTAATGATAACTGTCTCAAAAGAGTGCAAATGACAGATAATAGAGAGAAAGGGACTCCGGTCTGCAGATCTAGCAGTGCTCACCCTGAGGACTCCGGTAGATAGGCCTCGGGATCACTCGCGAGGCTGTGACAAGGATGATGAAgtgaactctgcactcagaaaatagtacagcaaggtagtatcagtacaatacAGTaatagtaagcatcataggctgacaacaaTTAGTCACATATGTAAAAGACAGAAATCAACGAGTAAGCAGATAAGCAATCAAGCACACTCCAAGAACAGTCTCGGTATAAAGTCAGACCATGAATAAGATCAGTCAAAATATAAGATCAATCGAAATACAAAGATTAGTTAAGGCACAGAATCAGTCAATGCAAATAAGTGAATGTCTATGCGATGCAATGCTATACAATGAACTGGCCAACCTTTCTgcaccgtacacacatgctaaggaccAAGTCTCAAAGCCATGACCGATGGGGGACCCACGAAATCCATGTACAACTCATCCAGAAAAGACACCACGGGCATTATTACATCTCGGAGATTTGGGATTGTTGTATCGCGGGTAGACTAATGCGAGCTTAAGATGAACCCGAAgttcttatgagattaaggagagtatctAATAGTTTTGAGatcataccataagattttgaagttacaTGTATCGGTGGAACTAAGTTCGTTAAAGGAAGTGAGACGCAAGATGTGGTTGGAAAGGTTTTCGAAATAGTTGTTTCGATGCGTATTTAGTGATGTCTTGAGGGGATACTATAGGGCCTCTTAGATGATTAATGAAGTGTCATATAAGTGTTAacaaggttctataaggattggaggttgaacaaATCGACGAGAATGAAGTTCGAAAATTTCCGTTATTGTACGGCCCATTCTACGAactgtataaattatacggcccgtataatggtctgtAGAATGCTTCCAGAGAAGGGTAATTCCCTAAAAAGATTATACAGTACAATTATACaaaccgtataaattatatggcccgtataatggtccgtatatcCGGGTCGggccaaaaatttattttgttatatatgagGACCCAtgtttattatttcatttcccactttctctccaagtcttgagagctcccaaaacccttctcccaacatatttcactcaaacccaagagaaaacaaagattaaATATCAAGAATTAATGTGTTCATGTGTTGGAAGGCTCCCTAGGGTTagtagatttcaagatttacttaggtattgaagctagggtttttcacAAGTTGATATCTTGCTCCAAAAcccattcttatgagataaaaggttatttttcattcttattttATGCTATTAAGAATGCTTGGCTGTAGCATAACTTGGGTGAAAGGAGAAATGCAGaggatgagttctaaatgtggatttcatgatgttatgaatagtaaattaatttgaatcatgatttttaatatgatatggatataatcttgttaaggaagataataatgatgaggaggaagtgttgtatgaaaatgtgcaaagAGTTGGTATGAAGTTAGTATGAGTTGAATAtaagaatgaattttgaagacttaattgttacaccccgtaagagtccgtgctacttgacttaagacaaaatgaacgagttaagaaagttcaaggaaagttaatcgagttagtaagaatatcgttatatatatatatggttgccttaagtatcccgaggtgacatggcaacctaaaggatttgaaatcgtgttatgagtacgtatacgaggtaatgtgagtgcccttttaaattatttgagattattagtaatgatatggaagatggacaaaagatatgaatatacttttgcgattggagtttcgtcgaagctttgtgagttctctagttatgtttaaggttattgtgattctccggacccttcgagacgcgtgtatggattgttatggatgtatatgagtatgtatatgtatgtataagaggttacatgagggttggaagaggattagaatttaaacgaaatgaatcggaacaacttcagtaaaatctcggacccgattttatcCCATATTGttagaggcatatctcctagtatatcaggagttttaaggcatttcaaaagcctaaaatgaagttcatcgagtctagtttctaacgcaacaaactgctcatcaaaatgatatcggaATAAGGAGTTATGGACGATGCGAGTTGGGCTGGCGGGGCAGCAAGTTGAGACCCGACCCAAGCATTTACATTTCGGCCCATGAGtatatttcggcccatgaggcccattaacgttaatatatatggaaaattcatTTGAGGGCTGGTCATTTGCATCTAGGAGCTTCCAagaatattagagagagagggagagagcttCTAGGCTAAGAGagccattttgatcaaaatccgagccccgaatcccgaagctcatgaagagaaaagcgttgtgcgtcgcgttgccttcagtttgagctaaaaatcagccaaaaagaGGAGTGTTGACGTggttgctgcatacttaaggtaatattaaggtccctttttcattgttaataagtttaattagggttttaacgggttagaacggagaaaatagcgttataaactcatttgttgctttgttgagatttatggatcgggggcTGTTTTAGTTGAATTAAATGGATGGGATTagctgagttatgatgtataataatggttggtactgttgttgatgttgttgatgatattttggggctgttttgtatgattttcgtcgttttgtgatgatattttggggttttgtttggtatgatttttgtggttgttttgtgatgatattttgggctgtttggtatgattttcgtgGTATCgtgtgtgttgttgatattgttgtgattattttgggttgttggtgagttgggacggagtaagaaaaataagggaaatgttgccggATTTTCGTTAGAGTGTTTGTTAGCTTACAATGAGTAGTAAAGAATGACTTTCATCTAATTGTGGCTTAATTATTGCCTTGTTATAGATTACAAACTTGGAGAGTAGATTTTAGACGAATAGAcgcgcttcaaggtatgtaaagctatcccttctttctttttggcatgaattacataaatgagcgaacgatgaacatacataattccaaagaattctagttctcagtggtacttgacatgatagttgtctttgattctccagtgttggttcattctaattattctattgagtctcatatgatgatttaatttgtatatggttgctcatgatattctactcgtgcatctttgttaatatatcattcaccgagtccgggccggtatgtattcATGCACAGTTtccttgcattgttcaccgagtccctcactagagggccgggtacagtatatacagatgattatttcaccgagaccctcactagagggccgagtacggtatatatgcatatgacttcattcaccgagtcccataatgggtcgggtacggtatattatatagatatgcatgactctcaactcataaggcacaggtgcattggtagctttgattatcatacttgtctcttgtcatcttttattcagtcatgatcttccttattgtatttcatgctttatatactcagtacatttttcgtactgaccccctttcttcgggggctgcatttcatgcccgcagtacgtacactcgattttggtgatcctccgACCTAGGACTTCGCTCGAGTttgttggagagctccattgttccgagcctaagtcattttggtacgCATCCTTTGATatatacttatgcatatccaggggtacggcggggccctgtcccgtcatatttcactattatactcttagaggtctgtagacatgtgtgggttgtatataggttttggtcagctatatcgatatggttcgttttggatattcccgtatatagtggcagccttatcggcttgcatattatgttatgttttggttagctgtgactcctcaaGAGACAGGtccattatgatatatgacgttatgagtctgtagcttgcttttacaaatttccatattgtccttagtttcagtttgatccttagtttcagtttgactatatctaacaggttcgtatacgagtgtccagctcgggcactagtcacagctcatcgggttgggtcgtgacattaatgGAATgcgattacttgattatgatattgtagatgttgttatggttgttttggagttattttgtaatatggtggaagccgatgaaataagggaaatgctgcccaatttttgttagctcatgaattgttctagtttgaatttaagagtatctttaaggcttaaccatggtatgaatccttctaaatgtagatttttccaagcttcgacggtgaacattaagtagttaagaagatgaagaggtatgtaaggctaacccttctttcattaaggcatgatcccattgctATATACttctcatgagttccataat is a window of Lycium ferocissimum isolate CSIRO_LF1 chromosome 12, AGI_CSIRO_Lferr_CH_V1, whole genome shotgun sequence DNA encoding:
- the LOC132040879 gene encoding probable pectinesterase/pectinesterase inhibitor 13, whose amino-acid sequence is MAFQDFDQISERRKLERQQKMKKRIMIAVVLLLLILVAVAAAVVYFVVLKNKGDDASANKSNKNASTPPPKEPTTPESAATPPPKVDASPPPSPPSEADAAPPPAEGAAAPPPKEDDVVAPPPKEDGAAASPPDGATPPTPSPDGAETPAPSPQEGDNATTAPASSPQGEGTIGAICAGTDFSQSCGDILSKVLQANASGAQPKDLLKATVSAAIEEIATGIDELGTINKDIPEKTVAYDDCMALLADAKKDLNTSVYMLDGGINDVASTIAELNNKLSAALTYQGMCVDGYPESDQSTVQAALKKTEEHTINSLAVASGLSSSPQPNSNAKRRLLTTRLGVPAWINQGDRRMLDGEDEGKDIKALANITVAKDGSGNFSTINEAIKAVPQSYEGRYFIYIKEGVYEENVVVSQSQVNLTFVGDGSQKSIITGSKNIVDDLSTYQSATVVISGEGFFAYKVGFRNTAGPEKLQAVALRVQADHAVFLNCRMEGYQSVIYASTYRQFYRGCYITGTVDIISGNAAAVFQTCQIYLRKPMDDQKNVITAQGRSSKHQTTGTVLQSCGIFADDQLTPEKSKFKSYLGRPMKEYSRTIVMETDITDVIDPEGWEATSGDYGLSTLYFGEYNNKGAGSETSSRIKWAGYQGSIGKDAALNYTVESFLQGQTWLKDYDVQVRFGLSN